A section of the Veillonella criceti genome encodes:
- the kduI gene encoding 5-dehydro-4-deoxy-D-glucuronate isomerase, giving the protein MDTRYSVNPRDIKRYTTEELRNEFLIQDIFKADEVTAVYSHVDRMVTLGCMPVNEVVNLEKGMDIWHTFGVQYFLERREIGIFNVGGDGKIVADGEEFNLTYTDCVYITKGTKEVTFQSVDPAKPAKFYMVSAPAHTSHKTTFIPMAKANKRPMGAMETANDRVINQFIHPDVLETCQLSMGLTQLKPGSVWNSMPPHTHERRMEIYFYFEVPQDNVVFHMMGEAQETRHIVMHNEEAIISPSWSLHAGAGTSNYTFIWAMGGENQAFDDMDHIAITDMK; this is encoded by the coding sequence ATGGATACACGTTATAGTGTAAACCCGCGCGACATTAAACGGTATACAACTGAGGAGTTGCGCAACGAATTTTTGATTCAAGATATTTTTAAGGCTGATGAAGTAACGGCTGTATATAGCCATGTTGACCGTATGGTAACACTTGGTTGTATGCCTGTTAATGAAGTAGTTAATCTTGAAAAAGGCATGGACATCTGGCATACCTTTGGCGTACAGTATTTCTTAGAACGCCGTGAAATTGGTATTTTCAATGTTGGTGGCGATGGTAAAATCGTAGCTGATGGTGAAGAATTTAATCTTACCTATACAGACTGTGTGTACATTACTAAAGGCACTAAAGAAGTTACCTTCCAAAGTGTAGATCCAGCAAAACCAGCTAAATTCTACATGGTATCGGCGCCAGCTCATACATCCCATAAAACAACTTTTATTCCAATGGCTAAAGCGAATAAACGTCCAATGGGTGCTATGGAAACAGCGAATGATCGCGTAATTAATCAGTTCATTCATCCAGATGTATTGGAAACTTGCCAATTATCCATGGGCTTAACGCAATTAAAACCAGGTAGCGTATGGAATTCTATGCCACCACATACGCATGAACGCCGTATGGAAATTTATTTCTACTTTGAAGTTCCACAAGATAATGTAGTGTTCCATATGATGGGTGAAGCACAAGAAACACGCCACATTGTAATGCATAACGAAGAAGCTATCATTAGTCCTTCTTGGAGCTTACATGCTGGTGCTGGTACATCCAACTATACGTTCATTTGGGCTATGGGTGGTGAAAACCAAGCGTTTGATGATATGGACCATATTGCTATTACAGATATGAAATAA
- the pyrF gene encoding orotidine-5'-phosphate decarboxylase has product MADDRLIVALDVATMDQVTQLVTTLGDSVSYYKVGMELFYAAGAQTVTYLQEQGKSVFLDLKLHDIPNTVAQGVTSLTHLGAKLITLHAQGGPIMMAAAAKAATEAAETLQVERPKLLAVTVLTSFDEDAWTSIGGQLPIRDQVLRLAKLAKASGMDGVVASPLEAKAIREACGDDFLIVTPGIRPSFAAANDQKRIATPKSALLDGASKLVIGRPITKADNPQEAVRLIVEEMEAINA; this is encoded by the coding sequence ATGGCAGATGACAGACTAATCGTTGCCTTAGATGTAGCAACAATGGATCAGGTTACCCAATTAGTAACCACGTTAGGCGATAGCGTTTCCTACTATAAAGTAGGCATGGAATTATTTTATGCAGCAGGCGCGCAAACCGTAACATATCTTCAAGAGCAGGGGAAATCTGTATTTCTTGATTTAAAATTACACGATATTCCTAATACTGTAGCTCAAGGTGTCACTTCACTTACTCATTTAGGAGCTAAACTCATTACCTTGCATGCCCAAGGTGGTCCTATCATGATGGCCGCAGCCGCTAAAGCGGCTACAGAAGCGGCTGAAACACTCCAAGTCGAACGCCCTAAACTATTAGCCGTTACCGTCTTAACTAGTTTTGACGAAGATGCTTGGACATCTATCGGTGGGCAATTACCAATTCGTGACCAAGTATTACGTCTAGCCAAATTAGCTAAAGCCTCTGGTATGGATGGAGTTGTAGCTTCGCCATTAGAAGCCAAAGCCATTCGTGAAGCCTGTGGCGATGATTTCCTTATTGTAACACCTGGTATCCGCCCATCCTTTGCGGCTGCCAATGATCAAAAGCGAATTGCTACACCTAAGAGCGCACTCCTTGATGGCGCCTCTAAATTAGTCATTGGTCGCCCAATTACCAAAGCTGATAATCCGCAAGAAGCGGTTCGTTTAATTGTTGAAGAAATGGAGGCTATCAACGCATGA
- the pyrE gene encoding orotate phosphoribosyltransferase, whose amino-acid sequence MMTEQEVKQLLIDTQAILEGHFLLTSGLHSPMYVEKFNVLQHPKYTERLCQELATRFKDQNVELVIGPMTGGILLAHEVGKALGTRAIFTEREKGVMTLRRGFRIEPGTRVLIVEDIVTTGGSVREVVDVVKASQGEIVGVGLLVNRSGGKADFGIPNDKVQALLNLTVPTYQPEECPLCKDSVPMTERGSKHIK is encoded by the coding sequence ATGATGACAGAACAAGAAGTAAAACAATTATTAATCGACACCCAGGCTATCTTAGAAGGCCATTTCCTACTGACCTCTGGCTTACATAGCCCGATGTATGTAGAAAAGTTCAATGTATTACAACACCCCAAATACACAGAACGCCTTTGTCAAGAATTGGCAACACGTTTCAAAGACCAAAATGTAGAACTCGTAATTGGTCCAATGACTGGCGGTATTTTATTAGCTCATGAAGTAGGTAAAGCCCTCGGTACACGTGCTATTTTTACAGAACGTGAAAAAGGGGTTATGACACTTCGCCGTGGTTTCCGTATTGAACCAGGCACACGCGTTCTTATTGTAGAAGACATTGTAACCACTGGTGGCTCCGTTCGTGAAGTCGTAGACGTAGTCAAAGCCTCCCAAGGGGAGATTGTAGGTGTAGGACTTCTTGTTAACCGCAGTGGTGGCAAAGCTGATTTTGGTATTCCTAATGATAAAGTACAAGCTTTATTAAATTTAACTGTACCAACCTACCAGCCAGAAGAATGCCCACTATGTAAAGATAGCGTCCCAATGACGGAACGTGGTAGCAAACACATTAAATAG
- a CDS encoding 5-methyltetrahydropteroyltriglutamate--homocysteine S-methyltransferase produces the protein MSNTKQVGKGPFHYDVVGSFLRSESVKKARQDVEAGTIGNTELRQIEDEAIKDLINKEVAVGLKAVTDGEFRRAYWHLDFLEQLVGVERIKADHWSVAFKGHQPKAATLKIVDIIDFPEDHSFIKDFQFVKEAVGDRAVAKFTIPSPSMLHLICCVREEHYEPIPQYEKEEALFEAIAKAYRKAIKAFYAAGCRYLQLDDTSWGEFCDETKRKEYAARGLDLQYIAQKYVEVINYALEGKPDDLAVTMHICRGNFRSTWFSSGGYEPIAETLFGHCHIDGFFLEYDSDRAGGFAPLRFIKNQKVVLGLVTSKFPVLEKEEDLLARIEEATLYVPKEQLALSPQCGFASTEEGNNLTEAEQFAKLALIKRVAEKAWGPYDE, from the coding sequence ATGAGTAACACAAAACAAGTAGGTAAAGGACCATTTCATTATGATGTAGTAGGTAGCTTTTTACGCTCTGAGTCAGTAAAAAAGGCACGCCAAGATGTAGAAGCGGGGACAATTGGTAATACTGAATTACGTCAGATAGAAGATGAAGCGATTAAAGACTTAATCAATAAAGAAGTCGCTGTAGGCCTTAAAGCGGTAACTGATGGGGAGTTTCGTCGAGCTTATTGGCATTTAGATTTCTTAGAACAACTAGTAGGTGTTGAACGAATAAAAGCAGACCATTGGTCAGTCGCTTTTAAAGGACATCAACCAAAAGCAGCGACCCTTAAAATTGTTGATATCATTGATTTTCCAGAAGATCATTCATTTATAAAGGATTTTCAATTTGTTAAAGAGGCAGTTGGGGATAGAGCGGTTGCTAAATTTACGATTCCTTCGCCATCTATGTTACATTTAATCTGCTGCGTTCGTGAAGAACATTATGAACCGATTCCGCAATATGAAAAGGAAGAGGCCTTGTTTGAGGCCATTGCTAAAGCGTATCGTAAGGCTATCAAGGCGTTCTATGCGGCTGGTTGTCGTTATTTGCAATTAGATGATACCTCTTGGGGCGAATTTTGTGATGAAACAAAACGTAAAGAATACGCAGCACGTGGTTTAGATTTACAATATATTGCACAAAAATATGTTGAAGTTATTAATTATGCTCTTGAAGGTAAACCAGACGATTTGGCAGTGACTATGCATATTTGTCGTGGTAATTTCCGTTCGACTTGGTTTTCTTCTGGTGGCTATGAACCGATTGCAGAAACCTTGTTTGGACATTGTCATATTGATGGTTTCTTTTTAGAATATGACTCTGATCGAGCTGGTGGATTTGCTCCTTTACGTTTTATAAAAAATCAAAAGGTAGTATTGGGGTTAGTTACGTCTAAATTCCCAGTACTTGAAAAAGAAGAAGATTTATTAGCTCGTATTGAAGAAGCTACTTTATACGTTCCTAAAGAGCAATTAGCCTTAAGTCCACAGTGTGGATTTGCGTCTACTGAAGAAGGCAATAATTTGACGGAAGCCGAACAGTTTGCTAAATTAGCACTGATTAAGCGAGTGGCAGAAAAAGCGTGGGGCCCTTATGACGAATAA
- a CDS encoding AzlC family ABC transporter permease, with product MTNKGQEAFRYAFPLTVPICASFLFLGISYGLYAVGQGLPWYLPFLMSATIFAGSMEFVTVALLAAPFDPLGAFVLAFMVNGRHIFYGLTMLTRYGTLDWKKYPLIYGLCDETFAINATINLPSQIDCGWFYLHVTWLNYLYWVGGVAIGAIGSHFITLNMKGIEFILAALFIVIFLDMLLTAKKYQSGLIGLVVAMSLLGLLGPDMFILPAMILMVIIFCGLFWFQPKQTKEGREV from the coding sequence ATGACGAATAAGGGGCAAGAGGCCTTTCGCTATGCGTTTCCATTAACAGTTCCTATATGTGCGAGTTTTTTATTTTTAGGTATTTCCTATGGGTTATATGCTGTGGGGCAAGGTTTACCTTGGTATTTACCGTTTCTCATGAGTGCCACTATCTTTGCCGGGTCCATGGAGTTTGTTACCGTCGCACTGTTAGCGGCGCCCTTTGACCCTTTAGGCGCTTTTGTACTAGCTTTTATGGTTAATGGGCGACATATTTTTTATGGCTTAACCATGTTGACTCGCTATGGGACGTTAGATTGGAAAAAATATCCATTGATTTATGGGTTATGTGATGAAACCTTTGCTATTAACGCGACCATTAATTTGCCAAGTCAAATTGATTGCGGATGGTTTTATTTACATGTGACCTGGCTCAACTATCTATATTGGGTAGGCGGTGTGGCTATTGGGGCGATTGGAAGTCATTTTATAACATTAAATATGAAAGGCATCGAGTTTATTTTAGCCGCTTTATTTATTGTTATATTTTTAGATATGCTATTGACCGCTAAGAAATATCAATCTGGTTTAATTGGTTTGGTAGTAGCCATGAGCTTGTTAGGTTTGTTAGGGCCTGATATGTTTATATTACCGGCTATGATATTGATGGTTATCATATTTTGTGGTCTCTTTTGGTTTCAGCCTAAACAGACAAAGGAGGGGCGTGAAGTATGA
- a CDS encoding branched-chain amino acid transporter permease has product MSSWEMVITIGAVVLGTMATRFTPFLIFSKTTKPPALITYLGTVLPAAVMGLLVVYSLKDVTVWDYPHGLPEVLAIVALVVIHLIKHNMLLSIATGTIVYMVLIQQVFVK; this is encoded by the coding sequence ATGAGTAGTTGGGAAATGGTCATTACTATTGGTGCTGTTGTGTTGGGAACGATGGCAACTAGGTTTACACCGTTTTTAATTTTTTCAAAAACGACGAAACCACCAGCTTTAATTACGTATTTAGGAACTGTATTGCCGGCAGCTGTGATGGGCTTATTAGTGGTATATTCTTTAAAAGATGTGACCGTATGGGACTATCCACATGGGTTACCGGAAGTATTAGCTATTGTGGCATTGGTGGTTATACATCTAATTAAGCACAATATGTTGCTTAGTATTGCCACTGGTACGATTGTATATATGGTATTGATTCAGCAAGTATTTGTGAAATGA
- a CDS encoding ABC transporter ATP-binding protein, with translation MQSSPWLLDLQDLTVSYHNQIVLQNLNLQLKPGECIAIVGPSGSGKTTLLRTLTGLLPQHSEVSYKRGTFAGVAWPKTDQAWHSLRGREIVYVPQEAQASLSPFKTIETQCCDVAKAIRLPWTEAQQRIAHLLQQLDLPLTVLQQRPSALSGGMAQRVVMLLALLPKPKLIVADEPAANLDVVRQQQMVTLLRNIRLESEVAVIFVTHQLELATHMSQTLYEMKEGQLQLLNSTDQVDRLRLNQVSIEAVTRNNSVTDITAHKSPLLLMKGVTVAYETEQVVLRDISITLQAGEWVALMGLSGAGKSTLFKTLLGEQPIAQGDIAYRGQLLGTFSKQELGRLVQPILQNPQSSFNPRQTIGWSIGEALRCQGKQKKNSNFEQSRTTMGKVAQTIDERIEDLLAQVHLPAAYRQRYPHELSGGECQRAALARALASEPDLLLCDEMTSALDPAVQYEIIEVLQAIRKQRPLGGLVITHDLRVAAALCERLYILEAGHIVEASSINDVLAQPQSLTAKQLVTAYSKW, from the coding sequence ATGCAAAGTTCACCATGGCTATTGGATTTACAAGACTTAACAGTTTCGTATCATAATCAAATAGTATTACAAAATTTAAATTTGCAGTTAAAGCCTGGTGAATGTATTGCCATTGTAGGCCCTTCAGGCAGTGGTAAAACAACACTATTGCGGACTTTGACAGGCTTATTGCCTCAACATAGTGAGGTTTCTTACAAGAGGGGGACCTTTGCTGGTGTCGCATGGCCTAAAACGGATCAAGCTTGGCATTCGTTGCGAGGTCGAGAGATTGTATATGTGCCACAAGAGGCACAGGCTTCATTGAGTCCTTTTAAAACAATTGAAACGCAATGTTGTGATGTGGCTAAAGCGATTCGACTACCATGGACTGAAGCACAACAGCGTATAGCTCATTTGTTGCAGCAATTAGATTTGCCTTTGACCGTATTACAGCAGCGGCCTAGCGCCTTGTCTGGTGGTATGGCACAACGGGTGGTTATGCTATTAGCCTTATTACCAAAACCGAAGTTAATTGTGGCTGATGAACCGGCAGCTAATTTAGATGTAGTGCGACAACAACAAATGGTGACATTATTACGTAACATACGGCTAGAAAGTGAGGTAGCTGTTATATTTGTAACGCATCAGTTAGAATTGGCTACTCATATGAGTCAGACCCTGTATGAAATGAAAGAAGGCCAATTACAATTACTGAATAGTACGGATCAAGTCGACCGATTACGTTTAAATCAGGTTAGTATAGAGGCCGTGACAAGAAATAATTCAGTGACTGATATAACAGCCCATAAATCACCTTTATTGCTAATGAAAGGCGTAACGGTTGCTTATGAAACGGAACAGGTGGTGTTACGTGATATATCAATCACATTGCAGGCTGGTGAATGGGTTGCCTTGATGGGATTGAGTGGTGCGGGTAAAAGTACTCTTTTTAAAACGCTCCTAGGAGAGCAGCCAATAGCGCAGGGAGATATTGCCTACCGAGGGCAACTGTTGGGCACTTTTTCAAAACAAGAGTTGGGGCGATTAGTACAGCCGATTTTGCAGAACCCCCAAAGTTCATTTAATCCACGGCAAACTATTGGTTGGAGTATAGGGGAAGCTTTGCGTTGTCAAGGCAAACAAAAAAAGAACAGTAATTTTGAACAGTCAAGAACCACCATGGGTAAAGTTGCTCAGACTATAGATGAGCGGATAGAAGATTTATTAGCACAGGTTCATTTACCAGCTGCGTATAGACAGAGGTATCCTCATGAGTTAAGCGGTGGTGAGTGCCAGCGAGCTGCGCTAGCTAGAGCATTAGCTAGTGAACCAGACCTATTACTTTGTGATGAAATGACATCTGCCTTAGATCCAGCAGTACAATATGAAATTATTGAAGTTTTACAAGCTATACGTAAGCAGCGACCGTTAGGAGGGCTTGTGATTACTCATGATTTACGAGTTGCTGCGGCACTTTGTGAGCGTCTATACATATTGGAGGCTGGTCATATAGTGGAAGCCTCATCAATTAATGATGTGTTGGCGCAACCGCAATCATTAACAGCTAAGCAATTGGTGACAGCATATAGTAAATGGTGA
- a CDS encoding metal-sensing transcriptional repressor produces MSQESHEVWHELGLGHNHTHKHEHDDSILEAMPDHTHTHTQTKAVLNRLSRIIGHLESVKRMVESGRDCSEVLVQLAAVGSAVKSVSRVVMKDHIEHCIVDAAKNNDTETLKKLNEAIDRFIK; encoded by the coding sequence ATGAGCCAAGAATCACATGAAGTATGGCATGAATTGGGTTTAGGACACAACCATACTCACAAACATGAACATGATGATAGTATATTAGAGGCTATGCCTGATCATACACATACACATACACAGACTAAGGCTGTTCTTAATCGTCTATCACGCATTATTGGTCATTTAGAATCGGTAAAACGTATGGTTGAAAGTGGACGTGATTGCAGTGAAGTATTAGTGCAATTAGCGGCAGTAGGTTCTGCTGTGAAAAGTGTAAGTCGTGTTGTCATGAAAGATCATATTGAACATTGCATTGTTGATGCTGCAAAAAATAATGATACAGAAACTCTAAAAAAATTAAATGAAGCTATAGACCGTTTTATTAAATAG
- a CDS encoding 2-hydroxyacid dehydrogenase has protein sequence MKIIVMEPLGVSTDKINAVSAPLKAAGHEFFYPETQELDQTKLLERVKDADVLILANQKLSGDIIRQCPNLKMISIAFTGVDHVDLAACRERNITVCNAAGYSTNAVTELAFGLAISVCRNIVPCDHQSRHEGTKAGLVGFELFGKTFGVVGTGAIGKRVAEIALAFGCRVIAYNRSEKPDLIEKGVTFVSKDELFRQADFVSLHTPLTEETKGLVDAKTIKLMKPTAVLINTARGPVVDSQALAAALNEERLAGAGIDVFEMEPPIPADHPLCHAKNTVLTPHVAFASKEALETRADIVIENIKQWEAGTPQNLV, from the coding sequence ATGAAAATTATCGTAATGGAACCATTAGGCGTATCAACAGACAAAATTAACGCTGTTTCAGCTCCACTAAAAGCGGCAGGGCATGAATTTTTCTATCCTGAAACCCAAGAGTTAGATCAGACTAAATTGCTTGAACGTGTCAAAGATGCTGATGTCCTTATCTTAGCCAATCAGAAATTATCTGGTGATATTATTCGCCAATGTCCAAATTTAAAAATGATTTCCATTGCTTTTACTGGCGTTGATCATGTAGATTTAGCAGCTTGCCGCGAACGTAATATTACAGTTTGCAATGCTGCTGGCTATTCGACTAATGCTGTTACCGAATTAGCTTTCGGTTTAGCAATTTCCGTATGCCGTAACATCGTTCCTTGTGATCATCAAAGTCGCCATGAAGGCACTAAAGCCGGTCTAGTTGGTTTCGAATTATTTGGCAAAACCTTTGGTGTCGTAGGTACTGGTGCTATTGGCAAACGAGTCGCTGAAATCGCCCTTGCTTTTGGGTGTCGCGTTATTGCCTATAACCGTAGTGAAAAACCTGACTTGATTGAAAAAGGCGTTACTTTTGTAAGTAAAGACGAACTATTCCGTCAAGCAGATTTTGTGTCCTTACATACGCCGCTTACTGAGGAAACAAAAGGACTTGTAGATGCTAAAACGATTAAGCTTATGAAACCAACAGCTGTATTAATCAACACGGCTCGTGGTCCGGTAGTTGATAGCCAAGCGCTAGCCGCTGCTTTAAATGAAGAACGATTAGCTGGTGCTGGTATTGATGTTTTTGAAATGGAACCGCCCATTCCAGCCGATCATCCATTATGCCATGCCAAAAATACAGTATTAACGCCTCATGTCGCCTTTGCTAGTAAAGAAGCCCTTGAAACACGGGCCGACATCGTAATTGAAAACATAAAACAATGGGAAGCCGGTACACCACAAAACTTAGTATAA
- a CDS encoding [FeFe] hydrogenase, group A, translating to MSFESRFQHIDRRVPIAEDNIAIVHDLEKCKNCTLCRRACADVMGVLDYYDLESTGDKPICVHCGQCAAACPFDSMNERSELDQVKAAIADPDKIVVIQTAPAVRVGIGEEFGYEPGSFLEGKMIGALRALGADYVVDTNFGADLTIMEEASELIERVINGHGELPQFTSCCPAWVKFAETYYPEYLPNISTTRSCIAMEAAVLKTYFAEKMKLDPEKIVSVSVAPCTAKKFEIRRPEQNKSAEYWGKEDLRDTDYCITTREFAKWIRESGVDFTQVEESTMDKYIGAETGGSVIFCNTGGVMEAAMRSAYKFITGNEPSPEPFTNLQDVRGMEGVKEADVEIGGKTLKVAVVHGGKNIRDFLDNMKATGKKYDFIEMMACRGGCIGGGGQPRVKMPVADKVKSARIEGIYKADAEMKLRSSYENPEIKAIYEEFLGKPLGERSEELLHTHYTDRSADLGVRKDVTPETCPTSPKFKKPE from the coding sequence ATGAGTTTCGAAAGTCGATTCCAACACATTGATCGTCGCGTGCCGATTGCTGAAGATAATATTGCGATTGTGCATGATTTAGAAAAATGTAAAAACTGTACGTTATGCCGTCGTGCTTGTGCTGATGTTATGGGTGTACTTGACTACTATGATTTAGAATCTACTGGTGATAAACCAATCTGTGTTCATTGTGGTCAATGTGCTGCTGCGTGCCCATTCGATTCTATGAATGAACGTAGTGAATTAGATCAAGTAAAAGCAGCGATTGCTGATCCAGATAAAATTGTTGTCATCCAAACGGCCCCTGCTGTGCGCGTTGGGATTGGCGAAGAATTTGGTTATGAACCAGGTTCTTTCTTAGAAGGTAAAATGATTGGTGCCCTTCGTGCGTTAGGTGCTGACTATGTTGTTGACACTAACTTTGGTGCCGATTTAACAATCATGGAAGAAGCGAGCGAATTAATTGAACGTGTTATTAACGGTCATGGTGAATTGCCACAGTTCACTAGTTGCTGTCCAGCTTGGGTTAAATTTGCAGAAACATACTACCCAGAATACTTACCAAACATTTCGACTACTCGTAGCTGTATTGCTATGGAAGCGGCTGTACTTAAAACCTATTTCGCTGAAAAGATGAAATTGGATCCAGAAAAGATTGTATCTGTAAGTGTAGCTCCATGTACAGCTAAGAAATTTGAAATTCGTCGTCCAGAACAGAATAAATCTGCTGAATACTGGGGTAAAGAAGACCTTCGTGATACAGATTATTGCATTACGACTCGTGAATTTGCGAAATGGATTCGCGAATCTGGCGTAGATTTTACACAAGTAGAAGAATCTACTATGGATAAATATATTGGTGCTGAAACAGGCGGTAGTGTCATTTTCTGTAACACTGGTGGTGTAATGGAAGCGGCTATGCGTAGTGCGTATAAATTCATTACTGGCAATGAACCATCTCCAGAACCATTTACTAACTTACAAGATGTACGTGGTATGGAAGGTGTTAAAGAAGCTGACGTTGAAATTGGCGGCAAAACATTAAAAGTTGCCGTAGTTCATGGTGGTAAAAACATCCGCGATTTCTTAGATAATATGAAAGCGACTGGTAAAAAATATGACTTCATCGAAATGATGGCTTGTCGTGGTGGTTGTATTGGTGGTGGCGGTCAGCCACGTGTTAAAATGCCAGTAGCCGATAAAGTAAAATCTGCTCGTATTGAAGGTATTTATAAAGCTGACGCTGAAATGAAACTTCGTTCTAGCTATGAAAATCCTGAAATTAAAGCTATTTATGAAGAATTCTTAGGCAAACCATTAGGTGAACGTTCTGAAGAGTTATTACATACTCATTACACAGATCGTAGTGCTGATTTAGGTGTTCGTAAAGATGTTACGCCTGAAACTTGCCCAACATCCCCTAAATTTAAAAAGCCTGAATAA
- a CDS encoding LacI family DNA-binding transcriptional regulator has protein sequence MGKITIADVAERTGFSKTTISRYLNGKYEYMSAATRERISEVIKEIEYKPNRMARSLRLQQSHMIGVIVSDISSPFSAILYSGIADWCEEHGFTVLLADAADDPYKERRYIQSMIAQGVDGVVINATGAEVEYLNEVNRSIMPIVLADRPVPGCDCDLVSSDTQHITDASLDLLLRKGYERILFATRRVGTNGIRRLRFDEFVKQYEGKTGRKALTLEYDKTTKAILANTVITQLEAARAANERLAVFAGNGVVLSDIAMLARQQELQIPDDLGVYSYDNWTWMDVIGPGISVVELPTYEIGQECARLLVGRIKEALSEEETPRLEQQTVILPCSIVERQSL, from the coding sequence ATGGGGAAAATAACAATTGCCGATGTTGCTGAGCGTACTGGTTTTTCTAAGACAACGATTTCTAGATATCTTAATGGTAAATATGAATATATGTCAGCGGCCACGCGCGAACGAATTAGTGAAGTCATTAAGGAGATTGAATATAAGCCAAATAGGATGGCACGGAGTTTACGGTTACAACAAAGTCATATGATTGGGGTTATTGTATCCGATATTTCAAGTCCGTTTTCAGCCATTTTATATTCGGGCATTGCCGATTGGTGTGAGGAACATGGGTTTACGGTTCTGTTAGCTGATGCCGCTGATGATCCTTATAAAGAGCGTCGTTATATTCAGTCTATGATTGCTCAAGGTGTAGATGGAGTCGTTATTAATGCGACGGGGGCTGAAGTAGAGTATTTAAATGAAGTCAATCGCTCGATTATGCCCATCGTGTTGGCTGACCGGCCCGTTCCAGGTTGTGATTGTGATTTAGTATCTTCGGATACGCAACATATTACGGACGCTAGTTTAGATTTATTGCTTCGCAAAGGGTATGAACGAATTCTATTTGCTACGCGGCGCGTTGGGACTAATGGTATACGACGACTTCGTTTTGATGAGTTTGTAAAGCAATACGAAGGGAAAACAGGCCGTAAGGCCTTAACACTAGAGTATGATAAAACAACAAAAGCGATTCTTGCTAATACCGTCATAACACAATTAGAGGCAGCGAGAGCAGCCAATGAACGCTTAGCTGTATTTGCCGGTAATGGTGTCGTATTAAGTGATATTGCCATGTTAGCACGTCAACAAGAACTACAAATTCCAGATGACTTAGGCGTGTATAGTTATGATAACTGGACTTGGATGGATGTCATCGGACCAGGCATTTCTGTTGTCGAATTGCCAACCTATGAAATTGGACAAGAATGTGCTCGCTTGTTAGTGGGGCGAATTAAAGAAGCCTTAAGTGAAGAAGAAACGCCAAGGTTAGAGCAACAAACAGTCATTTTACCCTGTTCCATTGTGGAACGACAATCATTGTGA